The Clostridium chauvoei genome has a window encoding:
- a CDS encoding leucine-rich repeat domain-containing protein, whose product MTKKLLLKILTYLMLSISILPVSNTFAEELNPKVFEGKVVQEEVNEGVREGYVDVPDVSLKKTMNKAIGQREDADIPKAKLEKLTQLYTRFSDISNLEGIQYCTNLKELNLQGNEIKDISLLRNLKNLKVLLLNGNPLQDISVLTELPNLRELYLNAVPIKDVTELGKIKNLRELYLAYSSEIKDIAPLTNLKNLKELSIRGTSVKDISPLQELPELRHLDLANNRIDNLEVINKLKFLRSINLYDNGLENIDMLKNLNWLEWVSLEENNIKDLSPLKSSKYLMGLSANNNNIEDISSLKNLTKLFSLDISNNNISDISVLDSLYSLESVKLENQKITLKNKEVNGRLILENPIKSIDGYEEAKNLSNDGQSVKANKYLTWNNIKDNNINNLSFNFNKQFKVKGEKSVFSGTVVQPLQFNANALRVEDINKDKSIDINDLANLGIHYNKKDIDENWNEDCDLNKDGIIDIFDLVIVSKEM is encoded by the coding sequence ATGACGAAAAAATTATTACTTAAAATACTTACATATTTAATGTTAAGTATTAGTATACTACCAGTTTCAAATACCTTTGCAGAAGAATTGAATCCAAAAGTATTTGAAGGAAAAGTAGTTCAAGAAGAAGTAAATGAAGGTGTAAGAGAAGGATATGTAGATGTTCCAGATGTTAGTTTGAAAAAAACAATGAATAAGGCAATTGGACAAAGAGAAGACGCTGATATTCCAAAAGCAAAGTTAGAGAAACTTACTCAGCTTTATACAAGATTTAGTGATATTTCTAATTTAGAAGGTATCCAATATTGTACTAATTTAAAAGAGTTAAATTTACAAGGTAATGAAATAAAAGACATTAGTTTATTAAGAAATTTAAAAAACTTAAAAGTATTACTTTTAAATGGAAATCCGCTACAAGATATAAGCGTATTAACTGAATTACCTAATTTAAGAGAGCTATATTTAAATGCAGTTCCTATAAAAGATGTAACTGAGTTAGGCAAAATAAAGAATTTAAGAGAATTATACTTAGCATATAGCTCAGAAATAAAAGACATAGCTCCATTAACAAATCTAAAAAATTTAAAGGAGTTAAGTATAAGAGGAACTTCAGTAAAAGATATAAGTCCATTACAAGAGCTACCTGAGTTAAGACACTTAGATTTAGCTAATAATAGAATAGATAATTTAGAAGTTATAAATAAATTAAAATTTTTACGTTCTATAAATTTATATGATAATGGATTAGAAAATATTGATATGTTAAAAAACTTAAATTGGCTAGAATGGGTAAGCTTAGAAGAAAATAACATAAAAGATTTATCACCTCTTAAAAGTTCAAAATATTTAATGGGTTTATCAGCAAATAATAATAACATAGAGGATATATCATCACTAAAAAATTTAACTAAATTATTTTCATTAGATATATCAAATAATAATATATCAGATATTAGTGTTTTAGATAGCTTATATAGCTTAGAAAGTGTTAAATTAGAAAATCAAAAAATAACTTTAAAAAATAAAGAAGTTAATGGAAGGTTAATATTAGAAAATCCTATTAAATCTATAGATGGATATGAAGAAGCTAAAAATTTATCAAATGATGGACAATCAGTTAAAGCAAATAAATATTTAACATGGAACAATATAAAAGATAACAATATAAATAATCTATCTTTTAACTTTAATAAACAATTTAAAGTTAAAGGAGAAAAGAGTGTTTTCTCTGGAACAGTAGTTCAGCCACTACAATTTAATGCTAATGCTTTAAGAGTAGAAGACATAAATAAAGATAAGTCTATCGATATAAATGACTTAGCAAACTTAGGAATACATTACAATAAAAAAGACATAGATGAAAATTGGAATGAAGATTGTGACTTAAACAAAGATGGAATAATTGACATATTTGATCTAGTTATAGTTTCAAAGGAAATGTAA
- a CDS encoding cohesin domain-containing protein, with protein sequence MKLKTLKNFKKLSFLLCITILFQLCGLGVIKTHAATQTKVTYTINGEAKVGNIIDIIVNVSDVTNLYAGSIDFVYDESLLKVQSISKGNIFGNNNAQEPINQVKNGQANLAFTLTGANNGVSGNGTLAVIKAEVLKEGTVNLKTSNSNEGIDLNGNTTRVKLVNSDEHAIDYNSEDTNINLKALNSFDTLTPGVYSNSNSNFNYTSNWTNVPDSQAYTNTTNESMSFTFEGTGFAWNSVVAPNRGIADIYIDNQLVKTVDTYSQEVVADFRSFEISNLNYSKHTAKIVATGNKSEASSDFYISIKSIEVFAKEQNTSLTVGSYSNTAAGLNYTSNWNNVPDSQAYTNTASESMSFTFEGTGFAWYSVVAPNRGIADVYIDDQFVKSVDTYSQDVIADFKAFEISNLNNSKHTAKIVASNRKNDASSDFYISIKSIDVFDKIQSLPLTVGLHTNMDAGLNYTSNWNNVPDSQAYTNTSNEVMSFSFEGTGFAWYSVVAPNRGIADVYVDNNLVKSVDTYSQDVIADFKAFEVNNLDNGNHNVRIIVTNNKNQYSSDYYISIKSIEVFDKAQSLPLTVGLYDNTTDRLNYTSNWNNIPNSQAYTNMPNESMSFNFEGTGFAWYSVVASNRGIANIYIDGQLVKSVDTYSQDVVENSKVFEVSNLDYSNHTAKIVVTGNKNDNSSDSYLSIKSIEVFDKNLNNYLKSGIYNNASPDLNFSSNWTNVPDSQAYTNIAGESLTFEFEGTGFAWDSIVAPNRGIANIYIDDVLVKTVDTYSENVVLDSRVFEVSNLEYKIHTAKIVVTGNKSESSSDSFISVHNIEVFEQLQLQSPTLKAGLYLNDNEAFNYTSNWTNVAGSQAYTNTSNESIYFNFEGTGFAWNSVVAPNRGVAYLYIDGKFIQAIDTYSENVISDFKVFEINNLENKKHTVEIYVPGEKSDSSSDSFVSLQSINVLN encoded by the coding sequence GTGAAATTAAAAACACTAAAAAATTTCAAAAAACTTTCATTTTTACTATGCATTACAATTCTGTTTCAATTATGTGGTTTAGGGGTTATTAAAACTCATGCTGCTACACAAACAAAAGTTACATATACTATAAATGGTGAAGCTAAAGTTGGTAACATAATTGATATTATTGTAAATGTATCTGATGTTACTAACTTATATGCTGGATCTATAGACTTTGTTTACGATGAATCTTTATTAAAGGTTCAAAGTATTTCTAAAGGAAACATATTTGGAAATAATAATGCTCAAGAACCTATTAATCAAGTTAAAAATGGACAAGCAAATCTAGCTTTCACTTTAACTGGTGCAAATAATGGGGTTTCTGGAAATGGTACTCTTGCTGTAATAAAAGCAGAAGTATTAAAAGAAGGTACTGTAAACTTAAAAACATCTAACTCTAATGAGGGTATAGATTTAAATGGAAATACAACTAGAGTTAAATTAGTTAATTCTGATGAACATGCTATTGATTATAACTCTGAAGATACTAACATAAACTTAAAAGCACTTAATAGCTTTGATACTTTAACACCTGGTGTTTATAGCAACTCTAATTCTAATTTTAATTATACTTCTAATTGGACTAACGTTCCTGACTCTCAAGCTTATACTAATACAACTAACGAATCTATGTCTTTCACTTTCGAAGGTACTGGTTTTGCTTGGAATTCTGTTGTAGCTCCTAATAGAGGTATCGCTGATATTTATATTGATAATCAACTTGTTAAAACTGTTGATACTTACTCACAAGAGGTTGTTGCAGATTTTAGATCTTTCGAAATTAGTAACTTAAACTACAGTAAACATACTGCTAAAATAGTTGCTACTGGCAATAAATCTGAAGCTTCTTCAGATTTCTATATTTCAATTAAATCTATTGAAGTTTTTGCTAAAGAACAAAATACATCTTTAACTGTAGGATCATATAGTAATACAGCTGCAGGATTAAACTACACTTCTAACTGGAATAATGTTCCTGACTCTCAAGCTTATACTAATACAGCTAGCGAATCTATGTCTTTCACTTTTGAAGGTACTGGCTTTGCATGGTATTCTGTTGTAGCTCCTAATAGAGGTATTGCTGATGTTTATATAGATGATCAATTTGTTAAGAGTGTTGATACTTACTCTCAAGATGTTATTGCAGATTTCAAAGCCTTTGAAATTAGTAATTTAAATAATAGTAAACATACTGCTAAAATAGTTGCTTCTAATAGAAAGAATGATGCTTCTTCAGATTTCTATATTTCAATTAAATCTATAGATGTTTTTGATAAAATTCAATCTTTACCTCTAACTGTAGGTTTACATACTAATATGGATGCTGGATTAAATTATACTTCTAATTGGAATAACGTTCCTGATTCTCAAGCTTATACTAATACTTCTAACGAAGTTATGTCTTTCTCTTTTGAAGGTACTGGCTTTGCATGGTATTCTGTTGTAGCTCCTAATAGAGGTATTGCTGATGTTTATGTTGATAATAATCTTGTTAAAAGTGTTGATACTTACTCTCAAGATGTTATTGCAGATTTCAAAGCGTTCGAAGTTAATAACTTAGATAATGGTAATCATAACGTTAGAATAATTGTTACTAATAATAAAAACCAATATTCAAGTGACTATTATATTTCTATTAAATCTATTGAAGTTTTTGATAAAGCTCAATCTTTACCTTTAACTGTAGGTTTATATGATAATACTACTGACAGATTAAATTATACTTCTAATTGGAATAACATTCCTAACTCTCAAGCTTATACTAATATGCCTAATGAATCTATGTCTTTCAATTTTGAAGGTACTGGTTTTGCTTGGTATTCTGTTGTAGCTTCTAATAGAGGTATTGCTAATATTTATATAGATGGTCAACTTGTTAAGAGTGTTGATACTTACTCTCAAGATGTTGTTGAAAATTCTAAAGTTTTTGAAGTTAGCAACTTAGATTATAGTAATCACACTGCTAAAATAGTTGTTACTGGTAATAAGAATGATAATTCTTCAGATAGTTATCTTTCTATTAAATCTATTGAAGTTTTTGATAAGAATTTAAATAATTATTTAAAATCTGGTATATATAACAACGCTTCTCCAGATTTAAACTTCTCCTCTAATTGGACTAATGTTCCTGATTCTCAAGCCTATACTAATATAGCTGGCGAATCTCTAACTTTCGAATTTGAAGGTACTGGTTTTGCTTGGGATTCTATCGTAGCTCCTAATAGAGGTATTGCTAACATTTATATTGATGACGTATTAGTTAAAACTGTTGATACTTATTCAGAAAATGTTGTTTTAGATTCAAGAGTTTTTGAAGTTAGTAATTTAGAATATAAAATTCACACTGCTAAAATAGTTGTTACAGGTAATAAATCTGAATCTTCTTCAGACTCATTTATTTCTGTTCATAATATTGAAGTATTTGAACAATTACAATTACAATCACCTACTTTAAAGGCTGGATTATATTTAAATGATAATGAAGCTTTTAATTATACTTCTAACTGGACTAATGTAGCTGGTTCTCAAGCTTATACTAATACATCTAATGAATCTATTTATTTCAATTTTGAAGGTACTGGTTTTGCTTGGAATTCTGTTGTAGCTCCTAATAGAGGTGTAGCTTATCTTTATATTGATGGTAAGTTTATCCAAGCTATTGATACTTATTCAGAAAATGTTATATCAGACTTTAAAGTATTTGAAATTAATAATTTAGAAAATAAGAAACATACAGTAGAAATATATGTTCCTGGTGAAAAATCAGATTCTTCATCAGACTCATTTGTTTCTCTTCAATCTATTAACGTTCTAAATTAA
- a CDS encoding ZmpA/ZmpB/ZmpC family metallo-endopeptidase-related protein gives MLNINNPGLLAYRIDESVGIFEGNKMGYPDHIYVFRPGVTSPELADGNIDEAIISPSLGETKIGKASSRLNFDDETLYFQNGSNSGIEIYDIKFTNEGKLDFKVKFPKIDGDGSKEKPFIITTAEQFNNIRNNSNAYYKLAADIDMSEITNFSPIKEFKGVLDGDGHTIKNININRQAEECIGIFNIIYKGAVVKNLNFSNVNIVGNRLVGGVSENNNGIIENVKISGKISADKDYIGGLTENNSGKIINSISTCDVIGGDYIGGIAANNYFGTIENTIFSGKLEITSGNKIGGIAARNYEKESVVKNSYWDITKSSVEVGAAEGDGALTKGMIGVKANKNIEVNEGEEVEASFKLVGDKSDITSIDGEFLIENKEIIDSINVLEIYDGKLNYKLKANKEGKTKFTYAIKVGRNILNVDTDVIVKSNFKKEDLNKDKIVDIEDLALISLKYNLTSKDKEWKSEYDLNLDGIIDIFDLVKVCKIIK, from the coding sequence GTGCTAAATATAAATAATCCAGGGTTATTAGCTTATAGAATAGATGAGTCAGTAGGTATTTTTGAAGGAAATAAAATGGGTTATCCAGATCACATTTATGTTTTCAGACCAGGTGTTACATCACCAGAATTAGCTGATGGAAATATAGATGAAGCAATAATTAGTCCAAGCCTTGGCGAAACTAAAATAGGAAAAGCTTCAAGTAGATTAAATTTTGATGATGAAACTTTATACTTCCAAAATGGATCAAATAGTGGAATAGAAATATATGATATTAAATTTACTAATGAAGGGAAATTAGATTTTAAAGTAAAGTTTCCTAAGATAGACGGTGATGGTTCAAAAGAAAAGCCATTTATAATAACAACAGCAGAGCAGTTTAATAACATAAGAAATAATTCAAATGCTTATTATAAATTAGCAGCAGATATAGATATGTCAGAAATAACAAACTTTTCACCTATTAAGGAGTTTAAAGGTGTTTTAGATGGAGATGGACACACAATTAAAAATATAAATATAAATAGACAAGCAGAAGAGTGTATTGGAATATTTAATATTATTTATAAAGGTGCTGTAGTTAAAAATTTAAACTTTAGCAATGTAAATATAGTAGGGAATCGTTTAGTAGGTGGAGTTTCTGAAAATAATAATGGAATAATAGAAAATGTTAAAATTAGCGGGAAAATATCAGCAGATAAGGATTATATCGGGGGATTAACTGAAAATAATTCAGGTAAAATAATAAATAGTATTTCTACTTGTGATGTTATAGGTGGAGATTATATTGGAGGAATAGCTGCTAATAATTATTTTGGAACTATTGAAAATACAATTTTTTCAGGAAAATTAGAAATTACATCAGGAAACAAAATTGGTGGAATAGCAGCAAGAAATTATGAAAAAGAAAGTGTTGTAAAAAATAGCTATTGGGATATAACAAAGTCTTCAGTAGAAGTTGGAGCAGCAGAAGGTGATGGAGCTTTAACAAAGGGTATGATAGGAGTTAAAGCAAATAAAAATATAGAAGTTAACGAGGGAGAAGAGGTAGAAGCAAGTTTTAAATTAGTAGGTGATAAATCAGATATTACATCAATTGATGGAGAATTTTTAATTGAGAATAAAGAAATTATAGACTCTATTAATGTTTTGGAAATATATGATGGAAAGCTTAACTATAAGTTAAAAGCTAATAAAGAAGGTAAGACAAAGTTTACTTATGCAATAAAAGTAGGTAGAAATATATTAAATGTAGATACAGATGTTATTGTAAAAAGTAACTTCAAAAAAGAGGATTTAAATAAGGATAAGATAGTAGATATAGAAGATTTAGCGTTAATATCTTTAAAATATAATTTAACATCTAAAGATAAAGAATGGAAAAGCGAATATGATTTAAATTTAGATGGAATAATTGATATATTTGATTTGGTTAAAGTATGTAAAATAATTAAATAG
- the galE gene encoding UDP-glucose 4-epimerase GalE: MAILISGGMGYIGSHTTIELLNEGHEVIIVDNLYNSNIVVKDKIKEITGREPKFYEVDLLEEESVDNIFKENNIDSVIHFAALKAVGESVFIPLEYYHNNLTSTLILLKLMKKYNVKNFVFSSSATVYGESKIMPIPEDAPLSATNPYGRTKLMVEDMLRDLYKADDSLNIAILRYFNPVGAHESGLIGEDPSGIPNNLMPYITKVAVGELKELSVFGNDYDTVDGTGVRDYIHVVDLAKGHIKALEKLNENPGLVTYNLGTGKGYSVLELVEAFSKASGVEVPYRIVGRRPGDIATCYANPSKANEELNWNAEKGIKEICEDAWRWQSKNPKGYN; the protein is encoded by the coding sequence ATGGCGATTTTAATTTCAGGTGGAATGGGATATATAGGTAGTCATACTACGATAGAACTTTTAAATGAAGGACATGAGGTTATTATTGTAGACAACTTATATAATAGTAATATAGTTGTTAAAGATAAAATTAAAGAAATAACGGGAAGAGAACCTAAATTTTACGAAGTAGATTTACTAGAAGAAGAATCTGTTGATAATATATTTAAAGAAAATAATATAGATTCAGTTATTCATTTTGCAGCTTTAAAGGCAGTAGGAGAATCGGTTTTTATACCTCTTGAATATTATCATAATAATTTAACTAGTACATTAATACTGTTAAAACTTATGAAAAAGTATAATGTTAAGAATTTTGTATTTAGTTCTTCAGCAACAGTATATGGAGAGTCAAAAATAATGCCAATACCTGAAGACGCACCTCTTTCAGCAACTAATCCATATGGTAGAACTAAGCTTATGGTAGAAGATATGTTAAGAGATTTATATAAAGCAGATGATTCACTTAACATAGCTATTTTAAGGTATTTCAATCCTGTTGGAGCACATGAAAGTGGGCTTATAGGAGAGGATCCAAGTGGAATACCAAATAATTTAATGCCGTACATAACTAAGGTAGCGGTAGGAGAGTTGAAAGAGCTTAGTGTATTTGGAAATGACTATGATACTGTAGATGGAACAGGAGTAAGAGACTATATTCATGTTGTAGATTTAGCTAAGGGACATATAAAAGCTTTAGAAAAGCTAAATGAAAATCCAGGACTTGTAACATACAATTTAGGGACTGGAAAAGGATATAGTGTACTAGAACTAGTAGAAGCATTTTCAAAAGCTAGTGGAGTAGAAGTACCTTATAGAATAGTTGGAAGAAGACCTGGAGATATAGCTACATGTTATGCGAATCCGAGTAAAGCAAATGAAGAGTTAAATTGGAATGCAGAAAAAGGGATTAAAGAAATTTGTGAAGATGCATGGAGATGGCAAAGTAAAAATCCTAAAGGATATAATTAA